A part of Candidatus Nanopelagicales bacterium genomic DNA contains:
- a CDS encoding DUF6049 family protein, which translates to MTVRLNRVMAAATALSLIVLPAVATASVEAAAPPRAQQADQQALVLIESVTPAVPGPKSKLVIQGRVANNTGDAVDSPAVQLRWSPEPLTSRSEIREVLRGSTLREGIPVQGTQRDLGQRLEPGQQAGFRIRLPISSLALGPGAGVYAFMVESTSGGVPVGRAGTVVPWFPPKAHYEPTGLALMWPVEQLPDVAADELVMAPQLPEDFGADGRLTRLVSAGSGHDVAWMVDAATVATAAGLSDGYRILGPDGPQPGDRTDDARAFLAQLATALSQKAVTLPGYAAADADALQRAGLVSLVVRSASLPSTTASEYLPDATTTTAYVPAGGRVDDDTMRALADAGVRTFVLSDRAFPPDPPLNYTPTGATAVDIAASTVRVLLVDSPLRRTLAAPTQTAAQRSSASQRFLAETAMITLERPNEPRQVVGMPPALWDPPPGWTADLVAALEKAPWVRLIPLSRVGLTGQVPRFKSPYRQAQRKFELPSGYVSRLRSLEQRLTSLTAIVDDATGFGETFTLALQRAASALWRDRAESRQQLVATISRQLREEKAKVRVVSSGTVTLSGDSGVLPLTIANDLDQTVTVGIRLRTANQVRLQYGQPKPLTIRAKQKAGIELPVRIVGSQPMEVAIVLTDRDGNVYDANATLELRSTAASSIAAAVAILAGVALLILVGIRFWRRAHG; encoded by the coding sequence GTGACAGTCCGGCTGAATCGAGTGATGGCCGCAGCGACTGCCCTCAGCCTGATTGTGCTACCGGCGGTGGCAACCGCTTCGGTGGAGGCTGCCGCTCCGCCACGCGCGCAGCAGGCTGATCAACAAGCGCTAGTGCTCATCGAGTCCGTCACGCCCGCCGTACCGGGCCCGAAGTCCAAGCTAGTCATCCAAGGCCGCGTCGCGAACAACACGGGCGATGCTGTGGACAGTCCAGCAGTGCAACTCCGTTGGTCGCCAGAACCGCTGACATCGAGATCAGAGATCAGAGAAGTGCTGCGAGGCTCAACGCTCCGCGAAGGCATTCCGGTCCAAGGCACGCAACGGGATCTCGGCCAGCGACTGGAGCCCGGGCAGCAGGCGGGGTTTCGAATCCGGTTGCCGATCAGCTCTCTGGCGCTGGGCCCGGGCGCCGGTGTCTACGCGTTCATGGTGGAGTCGACCTCTGGCGGAGTCCCAGTGGGGAGAGCGGGAACGGTAGTTCCTTGGTTCCCCCCAAAGGCTCATTACGAACCGACCGGCCTGGCCCTCATGTGGCCCGTAGAGCAACTGCCCGACGTCGCCGCGGACGAGCTGGTAATGGCGCCCCAACTACCGGAGGACTTCGGGGCGGACGGCCGCCTGACCCGCTTGGTGAGTGCGGGGTCCGGCCACGACGTGGCGTGGATGGTCGACGCCGCGACCGTCGCTACGGCAGCGGGATTGTCCGACGGCTATCGAATCCTCGGGCCTGATGGCCCCCAGCCAGGAGACCGCACCGATGACGCCAGGGCGTTCCTGGCCCAGCTCGCGACCGCGTTGAGCCAGAAGGCCGTAACGCTTCCCGGCTACGCAGCGGCCGATGCCGACGCTCTCCAGCGCGCGGGGCTGGTGTCACTCGTGGTGCGATCGGCGTCTCTTCCTAGTACCACCGCGAGCGAGTATCTGCCCGACGCGACTACGACTACCGCCTATGTGCCCGCAGGCGGAAGAGTCGACGACGACACTATGCGCGCGCTGGCCGACGCGGGCGTGCGCACTTTCGTGCTCTCGGACAGGGCCTTCCCCCCGGACCCTCCCCTGAACTACACACCCACCGGTGCGACCGCGGTCGACATAGCCGCGAGTACCGTGCGTGTTCTGCTGGTCGACAGTCCCCTGCGCCGCACGCTGGCCGCCCCGACCCAAACGGCAGCTCAACGCAGTTCGGCCTCCCAACGCTTCCTGGCCGAAACCGCCATGATCACCCTTGAGCGTCCCAACGAGCCACGTCAGGTCGTCGGGATGCCGCCCGCGTTATGGGATCCGCCCCCGGGATGGACCGCTGATCTTGTTGCCGCGCTGGAGAAGGCGCCGTGGGTCCGCCTGATTCCGCTCAGCCGGGTAGGACTCACCGGCCAGGTGCCGCGATTCAAGTCTCCCTACCGCCAGGCACAGCGGAAGTTCGAACTACCCAGCGGGTACGTGTCCAGGTTGCGTTCCCTGGAGCAGCGCCTGACTTCCCTGACGGCCATCGTGGATGATGCCACCGGCTTCGGCGAGACCTTCACCCTCGCCCTACAGCGCGCCGCGTCGGCGTTGTGGCGTGACCGCGCGGAGTCCCGCCAGCAGTTGGTCGCCACCATCAGCCGACAGCTCAGGGAAGAGAAAGCGAAAGTGCGAGTCGTGTCGAGCGGCACGGTAACGCTGTCCGGCGACAGCGGTGTTCTGCCACTAACGATCGCGAACGACTTGGATCAAACGGTCACCGTCGGGATCCGCCTGCGCACCGCGAACCAGGTTCGGCTTCAGTACGGTCAGCCGAAACCCCTGACCATCCGCGCGAAGCAGAAAGCAGGGATTGAGCTGCCAGTCAGGATCGTAGGCAGCCAGCCGATGGAGGTGGCTATCGTGCTCACCGATCGCGACGGCAACGTCTATGACGCCAACGCGACCCTGGAACTACGATCCACGGCGGCGAGCAGTATTGCCGCCGCAGTGGCGATCCTCGCTGGCGTTGCCTTGCTGATACTTGTCGGAATCCGATTCTGGCGTCGAGCCCATGGCTGA
- a CDS encoding NUDIX hydrolase, with protein MANRQHRGPVGPPRPTHRLGDRPKTALETSAGGLVVDSMSDDAHALLISRYDRRKRLIWSFPKGHVEEGETDQQAAIREVKEETGIAARVVEPLGPIDFWFMAEGRRIHKTVHHFLMLAEGGELSAEDPEVVSVEWVPLKAVIGRLVYADERKLLKKAQAMISERG; from the coding sequence ATGGCGAACCGGCAGCACCGAGGACCTGTCGGGCCGCCAAGGCCCACGCACCGGCTTGGAGACCGCCCCAAGACGGCTCTTGAGACAAGCGCGGGGGGGCTTGTCGTCGACAGCATGTCCGACGACGCGCATGCCCTGCTGATCTCGCGGTATGACCGGAGAAAGCGGCTGATCTGGTCATTCCCGAAGGGCCACGTGGAGGAAGGCGAGACCGATCAGCAAGCCGCCATCCGAGAAGTGAAGGAAGAGACAGGGATTGCCGCACGGGTCGTGGAGCCACTCGGCCCCATCGACTTCTGGTTCATGGCCGAGGGCAGGCGAATCCACAAGACCGTCCATCATTTCCTGATGCTCGCTGAGGGGGGCGAGCTCTCCGCGGAGGACCCGGAAGTCGTGTCAGTGGAATGGGTACCACTGAAGGCGGTAATCGGCCGACTGGTGTACGCCGACGAGCGCAAGTTGCTCAAGAAGGCCCAGGCCATGATCTCGGAGCGTGGTTAG
- a CDS encoding CCA tRNA nucleotidyltransferase — translation MTEPTASTVLAQIRQRAVADLVDRVPELVDLGKLFAAAGNELAAVGGCVRDAVLGELEHVDVDLATDAHPDVALGILGRWADSVWDVGIGFGTVGARKHGLTWEVTTYRCDSYDLSSRKPAVQYGSSLSEDLVRRDFTINAMAVVLEDLRFVDEHNGLVDLAARRLRTPGPPERSFSDDPLRMMRAARFVSQLGVVVAPDALAAITDMCDRLAIVSAERIRDELTRLLMGANPRAGLGVLVDTGLAEYVVPEVAGLRLEADEHHRHKDVYEHTLTVLDQAIALEDSGPDLVLRLAALMHDIGKPRTRRFEADGQVSFHHHEVVGARMATKRLTTLRYSKEIVADVARLVELHLRFHGYGTGQWTDAAVRRYVRDAGPLLPRLHKLTRADCTTRNPRRGRALQRAYDDVEARIDRLAAQEELDLIRPELDGNQIMEILGVPPSREVGEAYQFLLELRLEDGPIGPEAARTALEAWWVERSG, via the coding sequence GTGACCGAGCCCACTGCCTCCACCGTCCTGGCCCAGATCCGCCAGCGGGCCGTCGCCGACCTTGTTGACCGTGTCCCCGAGCTCGTGGATCTGGGGAAGCTGTTCGCCGCAGCCGGGAACGAGCTGGCAGCCGTTGGCGGTTGCGTGCGCGATGCCGTGCTGGGCGAGCTGGAGCACGTGGACGTGGACCTGGCGACCGACGCTCACCCGGATGTCGCGTTGGGCATCCTCGGCCGCTGGGCTGATTCGGTGTGGGATGTCGGGATTGGTTTCGGCACGGTTGGCGCACGCAAGCATGGGCTCACGTGGGAGGTAACCACGTATCGGTGCGATTCGTACGACTTGTCTTCTCGCAAGCCCGCAGTCCAGTACGGGTCATCTTTGTCCGAGGACCTGGTTCGGCGGGACTTCACAATCAACGCGATGGCTGTAGTGCTGGAGGATCTTCGATTCGTCGACGAGCACAATGGCCTGGTTGACCTAGCCGCGCGGCGTCTGAGGACCCCGGGTCCGCCGGAGCGCTCGTTCTCGGACGACCCCTTGAGGATGATGCGGGCGGCGCGGTTTGTGTCTCAACTCGGTGTGGTGGTAGCTCCGGATGCGCTGGCTGCCATTACTGATATGTGCGACAGGCTGGCCATCGTCTCCGCTGAGCGAATACGTGATGAGTTGACCCGACTGCTCATGGGCGCAAACCCTCGCGCTGGCCTGGGGGTTCTGGTCGACACGGGCCTGGCCGAGTATGTGGTTCCGGAGGTGGCGGGACTTCGGCTGGAGGCCGATGAGCATCACCGTCACAAGGACGTCTACGAACACACGCTGACCGTGCTGGACCAAGCCATCGCTCTGGAGGACTCCGGCCCCGACCTGGTCCTGCGGTTGGCGGCTCTGATGCATGACATTGGCAAGCCGCGGACCCGCCGCTTCGAGGCTGACGGCCAGGTGTCTTTCCATCACCATGAAGTCGTCGGCGCCCGGATGGCGACCAAGCGCCTGACCACCTTGCGATACAGCAAGGAAATCGTCGCTGACGTCGCGCGTCTTGTTGAGCTGCATCTGAGGTTCCACGGCTACGGCACTGGGCAGTGGACGGATGCGGCCGTGCGCCGCTACGTGAGGGATGCGGGTCCGCTGCTTCCCAGGTTGCACAAGCTGACTCGCGCGGACTGCACGACCCGCAATCCTCGCCGTGGACGCGCGCTGCAGCGGGCGTATGACGACGTGGAGGCCAGAATCGACAGGCTCGCGGCTCAGGAGGAGCTGGATTTGATCAGACCCGAGCTGGACGGCAACCAGATCATGGAGATCCTTGGCGTGCCGCCGAGTCGCGAAGTCGGCGAGGCGTACCAGTTCTTGCTCGAGTTGCGGCTCGAGGACGGACCGATCGGGCCCGAGGCCGCACGGACTGCGCTTGAGGCTTGGTGGGTCGAACGGTCGGGCTAG
- a CDS encoding MFS transporter, whose amino-acid sequence MEPKPAAQLLRNSGFLRLLTTRLTGSFGDGLLQAGLASFVLFSPERQPTPVAVATSFGILLLPYSLVGPFSGVFLDRWRRRQVLARGNWLRAITVLVTACVVAAVHDGLDLGLIVLVTLGIGRFVLAGLSASLPHVVPRNQLITANSIAPTAGTVAYGIGAVAGVALRGVLGGGDHGSLVVLLVASATYLGAGMIALSMGRDQLGPCGDLPGDSVSAVARGLVDGFRALSRDRPSWRSLTVVIIHRVVFGALTVLLLLILRTQLHAASDPDLALRDFSIVAGTVTAGALVAALVTPAITRRIGVVAWTCLALIAAAIAAPVALAPSSLVAMVIGALVLGLAQQTAKIGADTTIQRHIADDHLGRVFSLYDVAVNVAVVGGALIIALATPVEGVPAPAFLAIGAAYLLTAAWYWRGRSPKSANQQTPTSG is encoded by the coding sequence GTGGAGCCCAAGCCAGCCGCGCAACTGCTGAGGAACTCAGGGTTCCTGCGACTGCTCACCACGCGACTCACCGGATCGTTCGGTGATGGGCTCCTGCAGGCAGGACTGGCGTCGTTCGTGCTGTTTTCCCCGGAGCGCCAACCGACCCCCGTCGCCGTGGCCACCTCGTTCGGCATTCTGCTGCTTCCGTATTCACTCGTCGGTCCGTTCTCCGGGGTGTTTCTGGACCGCTGGCGCCGTCGGCAGGTCCTTGCGCGCGGGAACTGGCTGCGCGCGATCACGGTGCTTGTGACCGCTTGCGTGGTGGCAGCCGTGCATGACGGACTGGACCTGGGACTGATCGTCCTGGTCACGCTCGGAATCGGCCGGTTTGTCCTGGCGGGCCTAAGCGCTTCGCTGCCACACGTGGTGCCGCGGAACCAGCTGATCACGGCCAACTCAATCGCGCCGACGGCGGGGACCGTGGCCTACGGGATAGGCGCTGTGGCCGGAGTCGCGCTGCGCGGTGTCTTGGGCGGGGGGGACCATGGCTCACTAGTCGTACTGCTCGTGGCATCCGCCACGTACCTGGGCGCGGGGATGATCGCGCTGAGCATGGGGCGGGATCAGCTTGGACCTTGCGGAGATCTCCCGGGCGACAGTGTCTCAGCGGTGGCCAGAGGGCTCGTCGACGGCTTCCGGGCGCTGTCGCGGGATCGCCCCTCATGGCGTTCCCTGACGGTAGTGATCATCCACCGAGTCGTCTTCGGGGCGCTGACTGTCCTCCTGCTACTGATACTCCGTACGCAACTCCATGCCGCTTCGGACCCCGATCTAGCGCTGCGCGACTTCTCAATCGTCGCTGGCACCGTCACAGCCGGAGCGCTAGTCGCAGCGCTGGTAACACCCGCCATTACCCGACGCATCGGGGTAGTGGCGTGGACGTGCCTGGCCCTGATCGCTGCCGCGATCGCGGCCCCCGTGGCTCTTGCGCCATCCTCACTCGTCGCGATGGTGATCGGCGCCCTGGTTCTGGGACTGGCCCAGCAGACGGCGAAGATCGGTGCGGATACGACGATCCAGCGGCACATCGCCGATGATCACCTGGGCCGAGTGTTCTCGCTGTACGACGTGGCCGTGAACGTGGCGGTCGTGGGCGGCGCGCTGATCATCGCCTTGGCAACACCGGTGGAAGGCGTCCCTGCCCCGGCGTTCCTGGCGATCGGCGCGGCGTACTTGCTCACCGCCGCCTGGTACTGGCGGGGAAGGTCGCCCAAGTCAGCCAACCAACAAACGCCGACCTCCGGCTAG